The following proteins are co-located in the Fusobacteria bacterium ZRK30 genome:
- the sstT gene encoding serine/threonine transporter SstT — MFSKWNQLSLVKRIIVGLIVGIILSIAAPVAAAPVGLLGSLFVGALKAVAPILVFFLVMSAVSQHKPGQKTNMKSVISLYLIGTFLAGVVAVVGSFIFPVTIALGKGVENVSPPSGVSEVLKTLLMNVVDNPINALSNANYIGILVWALLLGVALKHAPASTKTMITDFSNALSQVVRWVIHLAPFGIMGLVFNSIATSGLGSLLAYGKLLGLLLGAMAFMALVVNPTIAFVMMRQNPYPLVFRCLKQSGLTAFFTRSSAANIPVNMELCEELGLDKDMYSVSIPLGATINMAGAAITISVLTLAAVHTLGIQVDFGTALILSILSAVSACGASGVAGGSLLLIPLACSLFGIPNEVAMQVVGVGFVIGVIQDSVETGLNSSTDALFTAVAEFAEWRKAGKKIVINKEINL, encoded by the coding sequence TCGGTTTAATCGTTGGTATTATCTTATCAATCGCTGCACCAGTGGCAGCTGCACCAGTTGGATTATTAGGATCATTATTTGTAGGAGCACTAAAAGCAGTAGCACCTATCTTAGTATTTTTCTTAGTAATGTCAGCAGTATCGCAGCATAAACCTGGTCAAAAAACAAATATGAAATCAGTTATCAGTCTTTACCTTATCGGAACATTCTTAGCCGGTGTAGTTGCAGTAGTAGGAAGTTTCATATTCCCGGTAACTATCGCTTTAGGAAAAGGAGTAGAAAATGTATCTCCTCCAAGTGGTGTAAGTGAAGTATTAAAAACATTATTAATGAACGTTGTAGACAATCCAATCAATGCATTATCAAATGCTAACTATATCGGAATCTTAGTTTGGGCATTATTATTAGGAGTAGCATTAAAGCATGCACCAGCTTCTACTAAAACAATGATCACAGATTTCTCAAACGCTTTATCTCAAGTTGTAAGATGGGTTATTCATTTAGCACCATTCGGTATCATGGGATTAGTATTCAACTCAATCGCAACTAGTGGATTAGGTTCATTATTAGCTTACGGTAAATTATTAGGATTATTATTAGGAGCTATGGCATTTATGGCACTTGTAGTAAATCCAACTATTGCATTTGTTATGATGAGACAAAATCCTTATCCATTAGTATTTAGATGTCTAAAGCAAAGTGGACTTACAGCTTTCTTCACTAGAAGTTCGGCTGCTAACATCCCGGTAAATATGGAATTATGTGAGGAATTAGGATTAGACAAAGACATGTATTCAGTATCTATTCCTTTAGGAGCTACAATAAACATGGCAGGAGCAGCTATCACAATATCTGTATTAACTCTTGCAGCAGTACATACATTAGGTATCCAGGTAGACTTCGGAACTGCTCTTATCTTAAGTATCTTATCAGCTGTCAGTGCTTGTGGAGCATCTGGTGTAGCAGGTGGATCATTACTTCTTATCCCATTAGCTTGTAGTTTATTTGGTATCCCAAATGAAGTAGCAATGCAGGTTGTTGGAGTAGGATTCGTAATCGGAGTAATTCAGGATTCAGTAGAAACTGGTCTTAACTCTTCAACAGACGCATTATTTACAGCTGTAGCTGAATTTGCTGAATGGAGAAAAGCAGGAAAGAAAATTGTTATCAATAAAGAAATTAACCTGTAA